The genomic stretch GGATATATCAGGGCTAAAACACACATGAAAAATAAGGGGATCTTTGCACTCTTCTAAAGACTTTGGGTTGGAGCAGAGACCATTGTTCAACTATTACTACGTAGTTCCTTCATTCCACAAGGCTGAATGAGGTCGCCATGATCCTTGGGTGCCGATGATAACACCTTCACTGTCACACACACTTGCATATTAAAGCAGACACGTCACCTTTCTTTTTTAAACCCCTCTACCCACTCTGTTTTTGAACTTTGTAGcagttgttgttgtcatggaTGTTGTGCTCCCCTTTACAGCTGTGATAGTTTTTGATTTAGGAGGAAAACCAGAAACCAGATTTATTATATGAGACAAAGGCCAATTGAATATTATAAGTCCACGCAGTGTAACTTCAAACCGATTTGCCTGTGGCAGTATCGCACATGATTGTGTGGTTTTGTAGGGCATTGCCTCTAGTTGTCAAACGTTTATATTCTTAGTCTGTTACAAGTCTGAGATGGTTTTCAAGAAAAAAATAGGACAATGTTTTGGCCATCTTTCAGAAATATTATTTGTCCTTTGTGTATAATGTTTGTCACTCTAAGACATTTTAAACACCCTTGAGTGTTAAGAGCATGACCAAAATACAACTCATTGGGTGACCGAGGAAGAGAGGTCCCTTCCTTTCTTTGCCTTTTGCCTTAGAGAGCCAATTCCAACACCCCCACAAAGTGCCCATTCTCTGGGTCATTGGTATTCTGGCCCTGTAACAGGGAAGTCATTGCAGAGAATGGCGAACCCAATTACAAACAGAAATTAACAAAACTGTGATTGTTGTTTCTGTTTGTGCCAGAGAAATTCTAGAATTTGTTGAATTTATAATCTCTCCTTTTAATTTACCATATTTTAATCCATGGATTAAAATTGAAGGCTTTTTGGTCCCTAAAATGTAAGATCCGCTAATAAAAAAGGACCCTTTTATAAATTAATCTGTGGAGCTCCAAATGCGTAAGTGAAATATGGTGTACTCTTtaaattgatcagttcagtgtgTATAGTGTTGTGACTTTTGCCTCAACATTGTTAGTGGACCCAGTACACACTTCATAACAATATATTGATGCTAAGACGTTTTACAAGCTTCTCAGAAGGGATCGCAAAACAATTTGTTTTCCATGTTTTTCCCCTATTGCTGTTCTTgacctctctcctttccttgttTGTTTCATTCTTATGACAGAATGTAGAGTTGCAACTTATAGGTATGCATATTGTTTAAAATGCTTGATTTCAAGGTACATGTTTTTTCTCACAGACGTACACTGGCAAAAAAAACTACTAAAAACAAGACTGCTCCTTTGTATCACATAATCCAGTCATTCTTCAGCTCATTACATTATACGTACAGTATATGCATTGTTTCATATGTTTTTATTTATACACATTAGAGATGCTAAtaaattttattttttaaaagtgTCAAAgtttggaaagttttttttgcccATAACAGCATACTGCTCTAGGAGTGTTCATATGTGGGTTTTATTTTTGTCAAACTATAAATCAGGACAACATCCAAGAGGCTACATTGGATACATCACACATCATGACTGAAATGTTCATGTACTTTTTAATTACTACTACATTTACCAAATATGAAGTATTCTAGCTGTATTGGATCATTTGCGCATATGCCCACTTAGTTAAATCGCATAACAATAGCAATCATTTCAAAGAGcggcggcaggtagtttagtggttaagagcgttgtgccagtaaccgaaaggtcgctggttctaatccctgagccaactaggtgaaaaatctgtcggtgtgcccttgagcaaggcacttaaccctaattgctcctgtaggtcgctctggataagagcgtctgctaaatgacaaaaaataaaatttaaattaaaccaaatataaaaaattaaataaaaagagtTTGGCTATAAATGAAGAAAGTAATTCAGAGGAAATTGTGTCAATCTTCGTTTTACTGTTTACAATTCACAAATGTTTACCTTTCCTGTAAAAGCATTTGTATGGTAATGGAAGATGTGTTAAATGTAGAATTCAAGCTGAATAGAAGCTGAAGTAGTAAGGATAGTACTGTATGTATGGTGGGTCTGATAACTTTAGTACACCGCATTCTATCAACAATGAAATATGCCTAAAACATGCTTTCAGTGGTGCTATCCAACTCCTGACACCAATGTAGTTAATTAGGGGGTACCCTGACAGGGACTCAAACCCTAGTCACTGTGACTAGTTCCAAACCAAATTATACCCAGGGTAAACTGTTTAAGAGTCAAACtgaagcaaacagagcaaaatGAACGAAACGGGGAGCGACCTACccgaatttgtccaatagaaactctcgttttcgttgcaaaacgtttcccGTTTGGATTAAACGttggaaaacgttttgcaacagaatcggcgcaaTGAATATACCCCAAATCTCTTGGCGAGGACGCCAAATCGTCTTTGGTTTTGTTTTGAATGCCTAAAGCCACCGTATCTACTCGTGGGCGTGTGGGTAATGTCGTCTATAACACACGTGCCTAATTTTCTTATGCCAGTTCAAACGTTCAAAGATGGCAGGCCTGGAATTATTGTCCGACCAAGGATATCGTCTTGATGGAAGAAAAGCTACTGAGCTGCGCAAAGTACAAGCTCGTATGGGTGTATTTGCCCAAGCTGACGGGTCTGCATACATAGAACAGGGAAATACCAAAGCGCTGGCAGTTGTGTATGGCCCTCATGAAGTAAGTTTCTTGCTAAGCTAGCATGTTAACTAGATAgataacaaataaaatacaattttattgacaCGCTAGTTTGCATAGAACTGAGATGTATTAACTATGGAAATTACTTTAGCTCGGCTAGCATTTGAGCTCAGTTTATTTATCCTAAATATAATATTGTTCCTAACTAGCTACATAACTACAAATGTGTTCAGCCTCCTTGTTCTAGTCTAGAGCTAAACTAGCCAGCCTGCACACTTCCACCTCTGCCTAGGGTCCAGACCTCTTGGCAGACATGGTAGTATACTCACATACAGGGAGACTACACTCTTCCACTTATGGAGAACTTGGGGCTATCTTACTGCTGCCACCAATGCAGCGATTGAGAAGGAACAGTTGTATCAGGACTTGAAGAACCAGTGAGGTTGCAGGCCTCACTCACCTGTGTGCATTGTCAAATCAAATATTCTCTGTTCTCCAGGTGCGAGGGTCCCGCAGCAAGACCCTCCATGACCGCGCTGTCATCAACTGCCAGTACAGTATGGCCACCTTCAGCACagcggagaggaagaggagacccCACGGGGACCGCAAGTCCACAGAGATGAGCCTTCACCTCAAGCAGACTTTTGAGGCAGCAGTGTTGACTAATCTGTACCCACGCTCTCAAATAGACATTTATGTCAAGGTACCACAATATTTCAGATCTGAATGAATTATGAAATTGGTTGTGGTGGAATCTGCACTATTAATAAAATGGTGAATGAAAGTGGTTGTATATCCAGTCTTTGGGATTTGGAACTAATGTTAAGTTTTACTCTGTTAGTTTCATGTtctcaggggtgtattcattagttgtTCAGAGTTTTTCTTCTGTTGCAtaatgttttgcaacggaaactATTTATCGTTGACtctaggaaccaaacagaagcaaactGAACAAAATGGGAAGGGACCAACCTAAATGAGTCCAATAGAAACACTCACTTTTGCAACAGAATCCAACTAATGAATGGTGTAGAGGTTTCTTCATCAAATTGAACACTTAGACATGGGGCTTGATAAGTCAACCTGACTTGAATTGAAACACTTCACACTCTCTCTTCCCTGTCAGATCTTGCAGTCAGACGGTGGGAACTACAGTGCGTGTGTGAACGCCGCCACTCTGGCAGTGATCGACGCGGGTATCCCCATGCGGGACTATGTGTGCGCCTGCACTGCAGGCTTTGTGGACGAGACGCCGTTGGCAGACCTGTGCCATGCTGAAGAGAGTGGAGGGGGCACATCACTGGCCTTGGCATTGCTTCCCCGTGGTGGGCACATCGCCCTGCTACAGATGGACGCCCGACTCCACCAGGACCACCTAGAGACACTGATGGAGGCGGCCATGACGGCCTGTAAGGGTGTCAGCAAAGTGTTGGATGAGGTGGTGAGACAGCATCTTCAGGAGGTGTCTGCACTGACCGGAGAGTGATGTGGTGTAGCTTGGACTTTGTGGTAGATTGGcctatttagtcatttagcagacgctcttagccagagcgacttagttagtgagtgcatacatttttcatactggccccccgtgtgaatcgaacccacaaccctggcgttgcaagcgccatgctctaccaaatgagctacagcCTATAGTGAATGGCCTGGGGAGGTGGAGGCGCAGATAGAGGATTaatgttgtatttttttattgtacACTCATGCTCTGCTTTTGTATGAAATGCCTTATAAACAATTACATTTAAACCCATTGATGTGTTCTGTCTGTGTTTGAGTGATCCATAAGTGGACCGAGAGGATTTGTGGACAGAGCGAGCCATAATGTAAGTCTACATAAGAATCTGGGATCGGATAAATCAATCAGTCAGCAGAAATAAAACTGTATTGGAGTGTAGCATCATATGGGGTGTATTCCTTAGTCGAATTCCGGtgcaaaacgtttggcaacaggATCCGACTAATAAATACACCACTGAATTAGTTATGTTAATTTATTTAGGTAATTAATCTCCAAACCAACATGGAGAGCCAGTCACAAATGCCAATGCGGTAATCTCTGTTTTGATCGTTTATTGGCTAAAGCGGAAGTCGGTCCGTCGCACAATAGTCCGATAAGAAACAAGGAAAAAAGACCGGTGGAAAATCTATAGTAGTAAGGGACAGGCTAGCTGCACCTGTCAAATATTGGGCCTTTCCCTTGTGCCCGAAAGGTAGGCTCTGATAACTACACATTTTGTAAAGGTACTAAATACATTGTTTAGTTTAAAATAACTGAGTTGCGGATATCTGCGCGTGCAACGTAGCTGGGTCTCTGCTGCTtagttagccaactagctagctagctagctagctaacatctgctaATCGATAATCATGGACCATATTTCTTAgcactgtttatttatttttattctgaAGGTTAgcaggtagctagctagactaacaCTGTAGATGCCTACAATGGCGCGAGGGGATGACTAAAAACTACATTAATATTATTGAATGGGGCTTTGTTTCCAATGGTCCAGCTGAGCCAGTCTGAGAGGTACAAGGCAACAACAACATGGGACTGCTGTCTGACCCAAACCGAAGGCGAGCCCTGACCAACCTTCTCACCCGTCTCAATGCACCAATATGGTGAGTCCTTCCTGGCAGAATATCAATGATAGAGTATTGAAGAATTTGCTGGGGAAGTGGAATGTAACAGGGCATCCTCTTCATGCACCTAATCCACTTTGTACCATTTACCTCTAACTGTGTATGATGCAAATGCTTTGAACTGATATAAAGATGTCTCCCCAGTGTTATGTGCTACCTGGCGGGTGTGGCATGGTTCATGGGCTTGGCCTTCGAGCCGTTCACCCTGCGCACCTACATGTCAGAGAACGCCATGGGCTCCACTATGGTGGAGGAACGCTTCCCAGCAGGCGAGAGGGCTCTGGCCACCGGCAGGGAGTTTGCTGCCCACAAGAAGAAAGTAGGGTGAGTCAGACTAATAAGCCTTCGTCGTATAGCCTATCACTAGTGTTAGGAGTTTATCTTGTTCatgtgaccaggaaaaactctcaCCCCTAGTGATCACTAACCCCAACTTTGGGATTCAGTGCTTATCCTACCTATCACAAATCCAGCTATAATAATGATAACCCTCCCACAATATTCCTTCTGTGTTTCACCTATTttcttctcccttcctctcttctctccgtaGTGGGATGCCGGTGGATTGGCTGGTGAAGACCATGCAGTCTCGAGGGCTTGAAGTGTTCACTCAGAGCTTCACCCGCAAGCTTCCCTTCCCAGATGAAAACAAAGAGAGATATGTGAGTGTGGGCAGAGACAAAGATGTCTACATATTAAACATAAGCTCCTATTTTATcttggtgcacacacacactctcacacagacacattcCTTCTCTGTATCTCTACACAGGCTTTaatttcttctctttctctcactcatccttctctctgtttgtctcggTTAGATGGTGCGGGGCACTAACGTGTATGGGATCCTGCGGGCCCCCAGAGCCCCTCGTACTGAAGCCCTGGTGCTGAGTGCCCCCTGTAGTGAGGGAAACAACAACAACCAGGCAGTAGGCCTTCTGCTGGGCCTCGCCCAGTACTTCAGGAGTAAGCATACTACTATTACTTACATTTACACACAGACCAT from Coregonus clupeaformis isolate EN_2021a chromosome 21, ASM2061545v1, whole genome shotgun sequence encodes the following:
- the LOC121534648 gene encoding exosome complex component RRP41, which encodes MAGLELLSDQGYRLDGRKATELRKVQARMGVFAQADGSAYIEQGNTKALAVVYGPHEVRGSRSKTLHDRAVINCQYSMATFSTAERKRRPHGDRKSTEMSLHLKQTFEAAVLTNLYPRSQIDIYVKILQSDGGNYSACVNAATLAVIDAGIPMRDYVCACTAGFVDETPLADLCHAEESGGGTSLALALLPRGGHIALLQMDARLHQDHLETLMEAAMTACKGVSKVLDEVVRQHLQEVSALTGE